From one Acidobacteriota bacterium genomic stretch:
- a CDS encoding PQQ-dependent dehydrogenase, methanol/ethanol family has protein sequence MTAQHSAPPAQPLGQINVTQRDLLSKPVRDNWPSYNGDYTGRRYSSLAEITPQNAHQLRAQWVFHSRNAGILQATPVVVAGVMFVTGSNDAYALDAATGKTLWHHVRPVTQGLIDDASGHINRGVAVLGNRIYMETDNAHLLCLDARSGNLIWDVPYAFDNKNYGATSAPLIVKDKVIVGTSGGDDGVRGFVAAFDAQTGKEAWRFWTIPAPGEPGSESWPGDAYLHGGGTTWMPGTYDPELNTIYWGTSNPSPDFDGSVRPGDDLYTDCVLALDPDTGKLKWHFQFTPHDLSDYDSTETPVLVDAVYKGKPRKLLIQANRNGFLYVLDRATGEFLEAKPFAQKLNWAKGIDEKGRPIRTGIVPTAEGTRICPSYAGATNWYSPTYSELTHLFYFMTLEDCSVFSTKTQEFQEGKAYYSTGARHQPEENAKKYLLAYDLREGEFVWRQPQVGDSHSFAGVMSTASGLVAFGDDAQMFEVVDARTGKPLWHFNTGQAMHSSPMSYAVNGKQYFAIAAGNDLFAFALP, from the coding sequence CTGACCGCGCAGCACTCTGCCCCGCCTGCCCAGCCGCTGGGCCAGATCAACGTTACCCAGCGCGATCTGCTGTCCAAGCCGGTCCGCGACAACTGGCCTTCGTATAACGGCGACTATACGGGCCGCCGCTACTCCAGCCTGGCCGAGATAACGCCCCAGAACGCGCACCAGTTGCGTGCGCAGTGGGTCTTTCACAGCCGCAACGCCGGCATCCTCCAGGCCACGCCCGTCGTCGTCGCGGGAGTGATGTTCGTCACTGGCTCCAACGACGCCTACGCGCTCGACGCCGCCACCGGCAAGACCCTCTGGCACCACGTGCGCCCCGTGACGCAGGGCCTGATCGATGATGCCTCCGGTCACATCAACCGCGGCGTCGCCGTCCTCGGCAATCGCATTTATATGGAGACGGACAACGCGCACCTGCTCTGCCTCGATGCGCGCTCCGGCAATCTGATCTGGGACGTCCCCTACGCCTTCGACAACAAGAACTACGGCGCCACCAGCGCTCCGCTCATCGTCAAGGACAAGGTCATCGTCGGTACCTCCGGTGGAGACGACGGCGTTCGCGGCTTCGTCGCCGCCTTCGACGCCCAGACCGGCAAAGAGGCGTGGCGCTTCTGGACCATCCCCGCGCCCGGCGAGCCTGGCAGCGAAAGCTGGCCTGGGGATGCCTACCTCCACGGCGGCGGAACCACCTGGATGCCCGGAACCTACGACCCCGAGCTGAACACAATCTACTGGGGCACCAGCAATCCTTCGCCTGACTTCGACGGCAGCGTCCGTCCCGGCGACGATCTCTACACCGACTGCGTGCTCGCGCTCGACCCCGACACCGGCAAACTGAAGTGGCACTTCCAGTTCACGCCGCACGACCTCAGCGACTACGACTCCACCGAGACTCCCGTTCTGGTCGATGCTGTCTACAAGGGGAAGCCGCGCAAGCTGCTCATCCAGGCCAACCGCAACGGTTTCCTCTACGTGCTCGACCGCGCGACGGGCGAGTTTCTCGAAGCGAAGCCGTTCGCACAGAAGCTGAACTGGGCCAAGGGCATCGATGAGAAAGGGCGCCCTATCCGCACCGGCATCGTTCCCACGGCCGAAGGCACGCGCATCTGCCCCAGCTACGCCGGCGCCACCAACTGGTACTCGCCAACCTACAGCGAACTGACGCACCTGTTCTACTTCATGACGCTCGAGGATTGCAGCGTCTTCTCCACGAAAACGCAGGAGTTTCAGGAGGGCAAGGCGTACTACTCCACGGGAGCAAGGCACCAGCCCGAGGAGAACGCGAAGAAGTACCTGCTCGCCTACGACCTGCGCGAGGGCGAGTTCGTCTGGAGACAGCCCCAGGTGGGCGACTCGCACTCCTTCGCCGGTGTGATGAGCACGGCTTCGGGGCTGGTTGCCTTTGGTGACGACGCGCAGATGTTCGAGGTCGTCGACGCCCGCACCGGCAAGCCGCTCTGGCACTTCAACACCGGGCAGGCAATGCACTCTTCGCCCATGAGCTACGCCGTCAACGGAAAACAGTACTTCGCCATCGCAGCGGGCAACGACCTCTTCGCGTTCGCGCTTCCCTAA
- a CDS encoding glycosyltransferase family 39 protein, whose translation MGGRTPIPQPDKARPRRANFVSTGLVILFACAVLLPLLGHKPLADWDEGIYAEAAREMLGRSWLVPTWNFHPWFEKPPLMLWTTAFFFKVFGVHEFWARVGSALSGVAIVGVLHAWLSRRVDCMAAGLSSFILLTTFGFLHVCCMGEMDVMLSLGCAIAVCGLSEIAADNPRGWYWFWGGFAIALMTKGAASVVLVLTVVIVAVLGRWSSRYLGKQFWLGLAGFLLAVVPWHAMMWHRFGSAFLAEYLGFHTLMRATQQIEGHTTHWWFYLWVLLVSAAPYVLIAPVAINKALKRAELRPWAVFALVVLIFFSAVQTRLPHYVAPIYPVLAVLVAVYVSAWLQAFRNRQQWSSTGFWLRLSVVAVAAWGLCALVTTAPRKQLHSEQVNGRIIHEERESIALLRQLFRSPQPAGPVLVWRETDTRSIATVIFYTQRPVQQVELNPSPATVARDRYYFDPVSLDQMVTTERRVILLDKSLVSRVPQGMVYQPLASGKIMEVGTIRRIE comes from the coding sequence ATGGGCGGCCGCACTCCGATTCCGCAACCCGACAAGGCAAGGCCCCGTCGCGCCAATTTTGTCTCCACCGGCCTCGTCATTCTCTTCGCCTGCGCTGTGCTGTTGCCTCTGCTCGGCCACAAGCCGCTGGCCGACTGGGACGAAGGCATTTACGCCGAAGCCGCGCGCGAGATGCTTGGACGAAGCTGGCTGGTGCCGACCTGGAACTTCCATCCGTGGTTCGAAAAGCCTCCGCTCATGCTGTGGACGACAGCCTTCTTCTTTAAAGTCTTCGGCGTGCATGAGTTCTGGGCGCGCGTCGGTTCGGCGCTCTCAGGTGTGGCCATCGTCGGCGTGCTGCACGCATGGCTGTCGCGTCGCGTCGATTGCATGGCCGCTGGCCTCAGTTCCTTCATCCTGCTCACAACCTTCGGCTTTCTGCACGTCTGCTGCATGGGAGAGATGGACGTCATGCTCTCACTGGGCTGCGCGATCGCCGTCTGCGGGCTGTCGGAGATCGCTGCGGACAATCCGCGCGGATGGTACTGGTTCTGGGGCGGCTTCGCCATCGCGCTGATGACCAAAGGCGCGGCCAGCGTCGTGCTGGTGCTGACGGTTGTCATTGTTGCGGTGCTGGGTCGATGGTCGAGCCGTTATCTGGGTAAACAGTTCTGGCTCGGGCTTGCCGGGTTTCTGCTTGCGGTTGTGCCTTGGCACGCGATGATGTGGCACCGCTTTGGCAGCGCCTTCCTCGCGGAGTACCTGGGTTTCCATACGTTGATGAGAGCCACGCAGCAGATTGAAGGACACACGACGCACTGGTGGTTTTACCTGTGGGTTCTGCTGGTGTCGGCAGCGCCTTACGTTCTGATCGCTCCGGTCGCGATTAACAAGGCACTCAAGCGCGCGGAGCTTCGCCCGTGGGCCGTGTTCGCGCTCGTTGTCCTGATCTTCTTCTCCGCTGTGCAGACGCGCCTGCCGCACTACGTCGCGCCCATCTATCCGGTGCTGGCCGTGCTCGTCGCCGTCTATGTGTCCGCCTGGCTGCAAGCATTCAGGAACAGGCAGCAGTGGTCTTCTACGGGATTCTGGCTACGCCTAAGCGTTGTTGCCGTCGCCGCCTGGGGGCTGTGCGCGCTGGTCACCACCGCGCCGCGGAAGCAGCTACATTCCGAGCAGGTGAATGGACGGATTATCCATGAGGAGAGGGAGTCGATCGCATTGCTGCGTCAACTCTTCCGCTCTCCGCAACCCGCCGGGCCAGTGCTGGTGTGGCGCGAAACCGATACACGCTCGATTGCGACCGTCATCTTCTACACGCAGAGACCGGTACAGCAGGTCGAGCTGAATCCGTCACCCGCAACCGTCGCGCGTGACCGGTACTACTTCGACCCCGTATCGCTCGATCAGATGGTGACAACTGAGCGGAGGGTCATCCTGCTCGATAAGAGCCTCGTGAGCAGAGTTCCACAAGGGATGGTGTATCAACCCCTCGCCTCGGGAAAGATCATGGAAGTAGGAACAATCCGGCGAATCGAATAG
- a CDS encoding glycosyltransferase family 39 protein: MKAEAVQGHDLPWRIFWVALAVRVLYMTLAHTWRIRPYDDHFSFAWEAGRIARSLVEGHGFANPFRGLTGPTAWLPPVYPFLLAGVFKVFGVYTPLSAWVILAINCVFSAATVLAIWEIGLRCFSRANAVYAAWIWALYPAAMQYSVRWMWEMSITTCLFAWIIVLALRMRGINAVGCGKAINPTSSWIAFGILWGIVGLSNSSLLIFLPACGIWILAGTWRRPHAIRDAALSALLFIACLAPWEARNYAVFHRFIPIRGNLGAEAALGNGPGARGLLMEYNHPEQATDQLRLYTEMGEVRYVEMRGRLASDTIRANPAHYLDNVVKRIYFFWVSVPSDNKLSLELPRTLNFSFISLAGLLGLWLALYRHIPGAWLFAWAFLLLPVPYYLVTVHARFRHPLEPLIAVLGVFLFQSAEQRRRV; this comes from the coding sequence ATGAAAGCCGAAGCGGTCCAGGGCCACGATCTGCCGTGGCGCATCTTCTGGGTGGCGCTTGCTGTCCGCGTGCTTTACATGACGCTGGCACACACCTGGCGCATACGGCCTTACGACGATCACTTTTCGTTTGCATGGGAGGCTGGACGCATCGCGCGTTCGCTGGTTGAAGGCCACGGATTCGCTAATCCGTTTCGCGGATTGACCGGCCCTACGGCGTGGCTTCCTCCGGTTTACCCATTTCTGCTTGCGGGAGTCTTCAAGGTCTTCGGCGTCTACACTCCGTTGTCGGCGTGGGTCATCCTGGCTATCAACTGCGTCTTCTCCGCAGCAACCGTTCTGGCTATATGGGAGATCGGGCTTCGCTGCTTCTCGCGCGCGAACGCGGTTTATGCGGCATGGATATGGGCGCTGTATCCCGCGGCGATGCAGTATTCGGTGCGCTGGATGTGGGAGATGTCGATCACCACGTGCCTCTTCGCGTGGATCATCGTTCTTGCGCTGCGCATGCGAGGCATCAATGCTGTCGGCTGTGGAAAGGCTATAAATCCGACCTCGAGCTGGATCGCGTTCGGGATCTTGTGGGGGATCGTCGGGCTCTCGAACTCCAGCCTGCTGATCTTTCTTCCCGCATGCGGAATCTGGATTCTCGCCGGGACGTGGAGGAGGCCGCACGCGATACGCGACGCTGCTCTTTCGGCTCTGCTCTTTATCGCGTGTCTCGCACCGTGGGAGGCGCGCAACTATGCCGTCTTCCATCGCTTCATTCCTATCCGCGGCAATCTTGGCGCTGAGGCAGCGCTGGGTAACGGCCCTGGCGCGCGTGGGCTCCTGATGGAATACAACCACCCGGAGCAGGCGACGGATCAGCTACGGCTCTACACCGAGATGGGCGAGGTCCGTTATGTGGAGATGCGCGGAAGGCTGGCAAGTGACACGATACGCGCCAACCCTGCGCACTATCTGGACAACGTGGTGAAGCGCATCTACTTTTTCTGGGTCAGTGTGCCGTCGGACAACAAACTCTCGCTCGAGCTTCCTCGCACGCTTAACTTCAGCTTCATCAGCCTTGCCGGACTGCTCGGCCTGTGGCTCGCGCTCTATCGCCACATTCCCGGAGCGTGGCTGTTTGCGTGGGCCTTTCTGCTGCTTCCCGTTCCGTACTACCTGGTCACGGTTCATGCACGTTTTCGGCATCCGCTGGAGCCACTGATTGCAGTCCTGGGCGTCTTTCTGTTTCAGTCGGCGGAACAGCGTCGGCGGGTATAG
- the dut gene encoding dUTP diphosphatase codes for MPRYAHVGEYGDLAADLYASEGMVIAPGATVPVPTGVAMEFPSTHGALVEDRSGLAVKGITTLAGVIDPGYRGELRIVVTNLSTNSIEVKQGDRIAQLRIVRRIEAEFVEVAELGEAARGAGGFGSTGS; via the coding sequence ATGCCGCGGTACGCGCATGTGGGCGAGTACGGCGACCTGGCGGCCGACCTGTATGCCTCCGAAGGCATGGTGATTGCCCCGGGAGCAACCGTGCCCGTGCCCACCGGCGTAGCGATGGAGTTCCCCTCAACCCACGGCGCTCTGGTCGAGGATCGCTCCGGCCTGGCGGTGAAGGGAATCACGACTCTGGCCGGTGTCATCGACCCCGGCTATCGCGGCGAGCTACGCATCGTGGTCACCAACCTCAGTACCAACAGCATCGAAGTTAAGCAGGGCGACCGCATCGCTCAACTGCGCATCGTGCGCCGCATCGAGGCCGAGTTCGTCGAGGTCGCCGAACTGGGCGAGGCCGCACGCGGTGCAGGAGGTTTCGGCAGCACAGGAAGCTGA
- the purL gene encoding phosphoribosylformylglycinamidine synthase subunit PurL, whose translation MPKLPAEQPVATHISAIPAPVTITPELLKTHSITPEEYKRIEAALGRTPSLTELGIFSVMWSEHCSYKSSRVHLKRLPTRGDRTSGPGSVVQGPGENAGIIDVGDGWACAFKIESHNHPSYIEPYQGAATGVGGILRDIFTMNARPLAVMDSLRFGPLDESEPDPVLRARNHQVATGVVHGVAGYGNCFGVPNLGGETRFEPCYSGNPLLNAFALGLVRKDEIFYAKAVGVGNPVIYVGAKTGRDGIHGATMASEEFTEGSEQKRPNVQMGDPFLEKLLLEACIEAMATGAVLGIQDMGAAGLTCSTCEMGARGGLGLTVELDLVPQRETGMTSYEIMLSESQERMLLVADKARATEVLDVFSKWGLDASIVGHVTEKPNMHITQGGVLVADIPNQFLTDDAPVYHRPVGTWKAPVPLDPPAHVLEELKKPRDYTADLKKLLASANICDKRWVYEQYDSMVQTNTVQGPGGEAGVMRIKGTGTKGHERGLAMALAGNGRWTYLDPKLGAMHAVAEAARKVACTGATPVSATNCLNFGNPEKPEIMAQLSAAIDGIAEACTALGTPITGGNVSLYNETKGVGIYPTPVIGIVGIIDDVTKAVPSGFQAGGHKVLILYSSIKSEGVEWPEEWRAFGSSELVKSTYWQFWGTPPVLHLEVEAELQKLLQELSSRGLVHSASDVSDGGLAVALAKATFGKGIGVQTDRRSPKHDVLGMYFGEYPSMAVLTCDGEDVAIIDSLVENTDSLYCEVIGTTGGDRISLSINQQPVIEITLHDARGIFSGALESQLAAEVVTA comes from the coding sequence ATGCCCAAATTGCCAGCCGAACAGCCCGTTGCGACCCATATTTCTGCGATTCCGGCCCCTGTAACCATCACTCCGGAGCTGCTGAAGACCCACAGCATCACTCCCGAGGAGTACAAGCGCATCGAAGCGGCCCTGGGCCGCACCCCCAGCTTGACCGAGCTGGGGATTTTTTCGGTCATGTGGTCTGAGCACTGCTCCTACAAGTCCTCCCGCGTTCATCTCAAAAGACTTCCCACGCGCGGTGACCGCACCTCCGGACCCGGCTCCGTCGTGCAGGGGCCCGGCGAGAACGCCGGCATCATCGACGTCGGCGACGGCTGGGCCTGCGCCTTCAAGATCGAGTCGCATAACCACCCCAGCTACATCGAGCCCTATCAAGGTGCAGCTACGGGAGTGGGGGGCATCCTCCGCGACATCTTCACCATGAACGCCCGCCCGCTGGCCGTCATGGACTCGCTCCGCTTCGGCCCGCTCGACGAGTCCGAGCCCGACCCGGTCCTTCGCGCCAGGAACCACCAGGTCGCTACCGGCGTTGTCCACGGCGTCGCGGGCTACGGCAACTGCTTCGGCGTGCCCAACCTCGGCGGCGAGACCCGCTTCGAGCCCTGCTACTCCGGCAACCCGCTGCTGAACGCCTTCGCGCTCGGCCTCGTCAGGAAGGACGAGATCTTCTATGCCAAGGCAGTCGGCGTCGGCAACCCCGTCATCTACGTCGGCGCGAAGACCGGCCGCGACGGTATTCACGGCGCGACCATGGCGTCAGAAGAGTTCACCGAAGGCAGCGAACAGAAGCGCCCCAACGTGCAGATGGGCGACCCCTTCCTGGAGAAGTTGCTGCTCGAGGCCTGCATCGAGGCGATGGCCACTGGCGCCGTCCTCGGCATTCAGGACATGGGCGCGGCTGGCCTCACCTGCTCCACCTGCGAGATGGGAGCGCGCGGCGGCCTCGGCCTTACGGTCGAGCTCGACCTCGTGCCACAGCGCGAGACCGGCATGACCAGCTACGAGATCATGCTCTCCGAATCGCAGGAGCGCATGCTGCTGGTTGCAGACAAGGCGCGCGCCACCGAAGTTCTCGACGTCTTCTCGAAGTGGGGCCTCGACGCCTCCATCGTCGGCCACGTCACCGAGAAGCCGAACATGCACATCACGCAGGGCGGCGTCCTGGTGGCCGACATCCCCAACCAGTTCCTCACCGACGATGCCCCGGTCTATCACCGCCCCGTCGGCACGTGGAAGGCACCGGTGCCGCTCGACCCACCTGCGCATGTTCTCGAAGAACTCAAGAAGCCGCGCGACTACACCGCGGACCTCAAGAAGCTGCTGGCCTCGGCCAACATCTGCGACAAGCGCTGGGTCTACGAGCAGTACGACTCCATGGTGCAAACCAACACCGTGCAGGGCCCTGGCGGTGAAGCCGGTGTCATGCGCATCAAGGGCACCGGCACCAAGGGCCACGAGCGCGGACTCGCGATGGCGCTCGCAGGCAACGGCCGCTGGACCTACCTCGACCCCAAGCTCGGCGCGATGCATGCCGTAGCCGAGGCCGCCCGCAAGGTCGCCTGTACCGGCGCAACGCCCGTCTCCGCCACCAACTGCCTGAACTTCGGCAACCCCGAAAAGCCGGAGATCATGGCGCAGCTCTCAGCCGCCATCGACGGCATCGCCGAGGCCTGCACCGCTCTGGGAACGCCCATCACGGGCGGCAACGTCTCGCTCTACAACGAGACCAAGGGCGTGGGGATCTATCCGACTCCGGTGATTGGAATCGTAGGCATCATCGACGATGTGACCAAGGCTGTGCCGAGTGGTTTTCAAGCAGGTGGACACAAGGTATTGATTCTTTATTCATCGATCAAATCTGAAGGAGTTGAGTGGCCGGAAGAATGGCGGGCTTTCGGTTCGTCCGAGTTGGTGAAGTCAACCTATTGGCAATTCTGGGGAACTCCACCAGTTTTGCACTTAGAGGTCGAAGCGGAATTGCAAAAATTACTTCAGGAACTCTCTTCTAGAGGTTTGGTTCATTCGGCTTCGGATGTCTCCGATGGGGGACTCGCTGTGGCTCTTGCTAAAGCCACCTTTGGCAAAGGTATTGGAGTCCAAACAGATCGCCGCAGTCCAAAACATGATGTTTTGGGTATGTATTTCGGGGAATATCCGAGTATGGCTGTGCTCACTTGTGATGGAGAGGATGTAGCAATCATAGATTCGCTGGTCGAGAATACTGATTCTCTTTACTGTGAAGTAATAGGCACGACGGGTGGCGATAGGATCAGCCTGAGTATCAATCAACAACCAGTTATTGAAATAACGCTTCACGATGCACGTGGCATATTCTCGGGTGCGCTTGAATCACAACTCGCGGCAGAGGTGGTGACGGCATGA
- a CDS encoding amidophosphoribosyltransferase has protein sequence MAIEAHEDDDATPFDKLREECGVMAIYNHPDAARMTYWGLYSLQHRGQESAGIATADGEQVCDMKGMGLVSEIFTDDVLARLPGHIAIGHTRYSTTGDSALLNAQPISVESTKGLIAIAHNGNLVNLGNSRERLERDGAVFQTTSDSEIIIQLIAHSKASTLVDCIADSLSQVEGAFSIVMMTRNRIFAARDPHGLRPLSMGRIKGENGAPDTFVFASETCAFDLLHAKYERDVEPGELVMVSEDGVTSRHFAKTAVPKASCIFEHVYFARPDSRIFGRWVQKSREEMGRQLARESGVPADLVVPVPDSGVTAALGYAAESGIPFNFGLIRNHYVGRTFIQPEQRVRDFGVRMKLNPVRALLEGKRVILIDDSIIRGTTSRKIVRMVRAAGAKEVHMRISCPPTISPCFYGVDTPSKKDLIAANKSIEEIRQFVEADSLAYLSLVGLTHSCTMGEPVDGLSPGDFCTACYTGDYPTAWVDVSDILPATTAV, from the coding sequence ATGGCTATCGAAGCTCACGAAGACGACGACGCCACCCCCTTCGACAAGCTGCGCGAAGAGTGCGGCGTCATGGCGATCTACAACCATCCCGATGCTGCGCGTATGACCTACTGGGGCCTCTACTCGCTGCAGCATCGCGGGCAGGAGTCCGCCGGCATCGCCACCGCCGACGGCGAGCAGGTGTGCGACATGAAGGGCATGGGGCTGGTCTCGGAGATCTTTACCGACGACGTGCTGGCCAGGCTGCCTGGCCACATCGCCATCGGCCACACGCGCTACTCGACGACGGGCGATTCCGCGCTCTTGAACGCGCAGCCCATCTCGGTCGAGAGCACCAAGGGCCTCATCGCGATCGCGCACAACGGAAACCTGGTCAACCTCGGCAACTCGCGCGAGCGACTGGAGCGCGACGGCGCCGTCTTCCAAACCACCTCCGACTCCGAGATCATCATCCAGCTCATCGCGCACTCGAAGGCATCGACGCTGGTGGACTGCATCGCCGACTCGCTCTCGCAGGTCGAGGGAGCCTTCTCCATCGTGATGATGACGCGCAACCGCATCTTCGCCGCGCGCGATCCGCACGGCCTGCGTCCGCTCTCGATGGGCCGCATCAAGGGTGAGAACGGAGCGCCCGACACCTTCGTCTTCGCCTCGGAGACCTGCGCCTTCGACCTGCTGCATGCCAAGTACGAGCGCGATGTCGAGCCCGGCGAACTCGTCATGGTCTCCGAGGACGGCGTGACCTCGCGCCACTTTGCAAAGACCGCCGTGCCCAAGGCAAGCTGCATCTTCGAGCACGTCTACTTCGCGCGTCCCGACTCGCGCATCTTCGGCCGCTGGGTGCAGAAGAGCCGCGAGGAGATGGGCCGCCAGCTCGCGCGCGAGTCCGGTGTTCCCGCCGACCTCGTCGTCCCCGTGCCCGACTCTGGCGTCACCGCCGCGCTCGGCTACGCCGCCGAATCCGGCATCCCGTTCAACTTCGGCCTCATCCGCAACCACTACGTAGGCCGCACATTTATTCAGCCGGAGCAGCGCGTGCGCGACTTCGGCGTGCGCATGAAGCTGAATCCTGTGCGGGCGCTGCTCGAAGGCAAGCGCGTCATCCTGATCGACGACTCGATCATCCGCGGCACCACGTCGCGCAAGATCGTCCGCATGGTGCGCGCAGCGGGAGCGAAAGAGGTGCACATGCGCATCTCCTGCCCGCCGACCATCTCGCCCTGTTTCTACGGCGTCGATACGCCCTCGAAGAAGGACCTGATCGCGGCGAACAAATCCATCGAAGAGATTCGCCAGTTCGTCGAAGCCGACTCGCTGGCGTACCTCTCGCTCGTCGGCCTCACGCACTCCTGCACCATGGGTGAGCCGGTGGACGGCCTCTCGCCGGGCGACTTCTGTACTGCGTGTTAC